Part of the Mytilus trossulus isolate FHL-02 chromosome 2, PNRI_Mtr1.1.1.hap1, whole genome shotgun sequence genome is shown below.
tgtttattacttaatgATATGAGGTTAAAGTTGCTTTGGTAGTAAGATGATACTTTGTGTCTAATTTCATTAATCCAGAAGTTTACGTTTTCAGAGACATTAAATAGAACCATTCGCTTTCCTGAGACAGCAGTGCCAGCTGAAGAAACAACGTATTCCTGTATGATCTTCAATCTTCCTTCTGACCAAGATTATCATCTGATGGCATATGAACCTTACATAGATAATGAAATGGTCATGCATCATATAATAATTTACGGATGTGATCCGAATGGTAGGTACACTATGACAACAACACATGTATCATGCGACCTAATCGTCTTTGGTTTTACTATAGTTACAAATGTTCAAtgtcgaaaaattaaaaataaaggatgtataaaaatgtaattataagtctcAATAAGAATCATTACATACAACCAAACAAATACAGGTCATGTgacaaatatatcatttatctaGATGTAAAACAAAACGGCCTCATATAGTTCGTTTTGttctcaaaatgttttttaagcgtataaacatgacaaaaatgtgcaaagttattaatttttacaattactTTTGTTTTACCTCCTCCCTTCAAGGTGAAAATGCAATGTAagcatatttttgaaaattttgccATGAATGTATAACTTGAAGAAAACTTCAATCGGagacaaaaacaacattgatattaattatatgacataatttataatattacggattacaaacgtgtcgaggtttgtgattggataacaacacagagatgtcagtacatattcaggaaactgccagggtatatacgacgttttCATGcccaattggaacctcaaaaacgTCGTAATAACACcggttactatgtgacgtaATCCGTTATATATGTGTAATACAGGTCttagacagggtatatactgtgacattcccggcttagggcTTATATCTCATTCGCCTTCGGCTCAGGGGATATGAACTGTAaaccgggaatgtcacagtatataccctgccTGAGGCCTGACTAACATACAATATTCCTGAACAACAGTATCCATTGATACGTTTAAAAATGACTATTGTACCAATGTTTAAACTCACTCGGACAAAGTTGACGTTATGTGAATTAGTTATGTGTCACATTTTTATTGCATCAGAATCCTATAGGGCTCCGTAACTATTTCAGCTTGACAtgctgaacattattttttaaattgacagtgtcttaaattttctttttaatttacataacaGCTGGGACTGACATCATTTGTGTTGTATAAAGATTTatccactgcatcgagtgtgatATGATATTTATCTACTCGAGACATTTAAATTCTCAAATGTTAAACGCGAGGCTCGCCgagtgttttaaatattttaaattaaactgtaaagagtggataaatatcgtattacacgaaATTTTGTGGTGGCATCTGTTTCTCTTATGATTTTCGAACAATATGCAGACAAATTCAatacttcttttcaaatatGCCACGGTCGCCATTTTTCGTGCCGttacaataggaaattcagagaaaagcaagaaaattcgacgtcataatcgaattttgaccaatgaagaactgagatAAAACGatccacacgttgattaaataaaaataatcaacatgtCAGGAAAGGGATAAATCATGTAAGAATTAGATAAGTATTAATTACTATCGAGATAAAATAACTTCAATTAGAAATGTCTGAATCTAAAGaacttaaacaaataaatgtttatacttATATAGAGGACCCAGTGCCAGACGAACAGCTTAACACAGTTACCAAATGTGGCATGAGCGCAGCTAGTAACTGTAATCAAATGATCGGACTATGGGCGGTTGGATTTACTGGGTATTGTTTAGATGGACCAATGGGATTCCGTATTGGTCAAAGTGGATTCAAACAGGCCGCATTAGAGGTTTGATAGTAAAACGATCTTGACAATAGTATTTCACAAAAAGATATGATATACATTACTTTCACTCGTAGTTCCTTTGACATTGTAGACATTTTTCATAAGCTTTGGTATGTGCATTAGGCCTTcagaaatatcatataaaaagttatcaaaggtaccaggattataatttagtacgccagacgcgcgtttcgtctacatatgactcatcagtgacgctcataccGAAATAGTTattaaccaaacaaatacaaagttgaagagcattgaggatccaaaattccaaaaagttgtgccaaatacggctaaggtaatctatccctggaataagaaaatccttagtttttcgaaaaattcaaagttttgtaaacgggaaatttataaaaatgaccatataattgatattcatgtcaacaccgaagtgctgactactgggctggtgataccctcggggacgaaacgtccaccagcagaggcatcgacccagtggtgtaaaaagttatcaaaggtaccaggattataatttagtacgccagacgcgcgtttcgtctacataagactcatcagtgacgctcataccGAAATAGTTattaaccaaacaaatacaaagttgaagagcattgatgatccaaaattccaaaaagttacaCTCATTTCatctcattttgaaattttctgtgAACAAACATAAATAGATAGTAAAATTCAACCATAacgatttttttgttaattgtttcaAAGGTGTCGGTGTGAgtcatatttatgtttattttaaattccttattcagtttaatccaagtttaaataatttgttaaataacTGGATTGCGTCAAACCAGTGACGTCTGTGCAAAAAGGCAGTGCTCTAACCGGCTGATCCATAGCTCATACAATTACGCTTTGTTGGATGTACTAAGGGAAACAATCCAGTCTCACGATAAAGTCACGTTTTGCTAATAACAATATCAACAGAGGTCGGtcatttaaaaacatatcaACCGTATCGTATACATTGACGTATCTGCATCTGcagatttatcaaaaaatatattgtgatCCCGAGCTTAAGAACACTTAACGTTCCAAACAATCAAACATTCACTTTCAAAATTTGCAATAGTGGtgctttgtaaaaataataaaaagtggTCTATCAACTACTTTTACATGCCCTGGGAAAGGAGCCAATGTAGGGCAGGTACATGAATATCGTATACAATCCTTTGAtaatctagttaaaaaaatatttcaagatcttaCATGaataaacacacacaaaaaaacaaatgtactacttatatacatgtaaggaacttttgaatattgtttatttgcAATGTTATCATAACTGGTTATAGAAACACGAGTTGTCTTCATAAgtcatatacatacatgtacatttaataaaaCAGTACTGAGTATTACTCTATTTGTCAAATAACAATTTGGTTCTACGTGAGCACAAGTTAGCACACATATAAACGATTTGACCGTATTCACTCCTATTATGCCTGTAAACTGTTCAACTATATAGAATATCTTTAAAAGTCGAATTACATGTTCACCAAAACTCGATATTTcctaattgttttgttaattattgCATTAGAAATTAATCAGTTGCtcatttgtattattgaaagtacataaaattaaaGCTCGAGATCTCATactgtttttgataaatttgcagATGCGGATACGTCAACGTAAACGATATGGTTGATACGTCTTTAAATGACCGACCTTTAAAAGTAACAAGTTCATATCGCAATGcaatctaaattatatttagcCATTTTATTGATTCGAGTGTGTCAGTTAATCATTTTTGTAACATAATTTACTTTGCAAACAGCATCGGCTGTGTCACCGTTTAGGCTAGGCCTGGGTTAactgttttaaatatgaatagTTTTGTACATCATGCTTATAACGGATATACATACAGAGTAACCTTTTTACaatttcttttgtgttttacgtattttactgataagagcacttattttgtttacatttaaggtttatgtacccttctgtagccatttttgtaggaatttttcaaacctcaattgtatcaaaactacagatataatgattaatagagataggccatttagtacatattccaaggggaaactagatgcaaagcattattttttactgtttcattgcatttgatagaaaaaagaGAACTTTGttgcaaataaataaagaaaatccacagcctttaatacagagatttttgttataaaatttaaaacataaattactcacttgattttctatgatgtgctagtgtttatttattacaaaaagttctaagcaacctgtaaattccaaaacacctcgtgctgagtcactaaagcgagcgcaccctaaaaggtgtacttgagtttgtccatatttatgtttgttttatccaataactacatttataaacttgttttaaggaaatcaatgatagcactgcatgcaataatcctatatctatcagtcatcaaattgcaaatatgagagtacaacgataaaggctgtggatttctataaaaatcttgatttatttgccataaagtcctctttttctattaaatgcaatggaacagaaaatttaatgctttgcatcaagtttccccttggaatatgtacacaatggcctatctctattattcattatatctgaagtttttatacaattgaagttttaaatattcgtacaaaaatggctacagaagggtacataaaccttaacaaATTGATACAATCTTATTACCTTTTATAGACATGAACAACTGCATCCACTTCATTTGGAGTTACATGAgtagttgttttattggcattcataccacatacCACATTGGATAATATGGAACTTTGATTAATGCCTCttcaaaaatagataaaaatgcaTCAATAAGAAATCTGTTCCATTCatctttttcttgttttgtacTGATTATcgattcattttgtattttggtcttttgtggagagttgtctcattggcaatcatactaaaTTGTTAAACAATATGATTTGTCATTTCATAGTTTCACTGGAACAATCCGCAGTTAGTTTCCAACTGGAAAGATTCATCGGGAGTCACTCTTTATTATACTCCAAAACTCCGAGATAATGATGCTGGTATTATGATGACTGGTCAGACAGACCTTGAAATTCCACCAGGACAACAGAGTTACACAGTAGTAGGGAAATGCCATTCAGAATGTTCCAGGAAATTAATACAAGCACCAATTAACATATTTTGGGCTACAAACCATATGCATTATCTAGGTAACACTTTACTATTATTAGaaaatatgtatcaaaatgcgctttgtgtttttcatttcaataacaATGTCAATACTATTCGAATTTGCATTTCAAAAGTTAAGGGTTGAATGTTGTTATACCAAATCAAAGCTGTTAATTAAGATGGCGACTTTGGCATACGAATTAATTAAACACACACTTTTTAATCTTTGTAATTCCTTGAATTCATTAATCAAGCAACCCTTTGAGTCCAGGTGATTTTGTTATTATTGAAACTATTGGGACAAACTTTATATCACCTGtaatttaaaaccaaacttaATTTACTGTTATATACATTTAtgctgcactcgttctatttgaacagtcaaaatgcgttgactgtatattATCATAACATTTCTTTGCTTTGAAACGATGTAATGATGTCGTTACACCTGGTTACACGCATTGATGATACATGACTGGGAATAATGTTCATGTATAGCAATATACTAAATAGTCACATATAGAAGTGTTTGAAACCGAAATAGTAACTAAGAGTTGACAAAGAAATtctattgttaaaatataatataaaggtATACAGAGACGGCGTTTATTACACAGAACTCACAAATGATGTTATTTACAACTATGACAGTCCTGTAGAGAAAAAGTGAGTGTATAAATCGTTTGTTTTGTAGCtatgaaatctttaaaaatcaGTGTTATAACATACGTTATTGTTATTACTTTTTTCTctctatatatacatgatataatacAAACTTtgtggaattttggatcctcaatgctcttcatctttgtacttgtttggctttataaatattttgatatgagcgtcactgatgagtcttatgtagacaaaaccgcgtctggcgtactaaatgataatcctggtacatttgataactattggcaatatatttcaaaataagattGTTTCAGTGCGGACTTAATTATGGAAGCGTAATAGCGCCAACCATTTCCCCCTATccttgcgttataacgcaaacctctGCTTTATAACGTAAAGATAgggactttaaaaaaaatgtgtggcgctagtACGCGTCCGTACTTGATAGCAATTACCTTGTTTA
Proteins encoded:
- the LOC134706149 gene encoding dopamine beta-hydroxylase-like, whose product is MTSIMRIETLLKTLFCVGIATAYPKFKDILPNGNEVPHPCKANYLWHGVGHNNPLGGGSRNQFGLDFKTAGLSWTPELCRKDSDGDGRTNGEELGDPKCVWKEGSLPSRLSNITHPGVCTLSDGSVCDADKGWVDCEVEDGLKNCDVLKEPETLNRTIRFPETAVPAEETTYSCMIFNLPSDQDYHLMAYEPYIDNEMVMHHIIIYGCDPNEDPVPDEQLNTVTKCGMSAASNCNQMIGLWAVGFTGYCLDGPMGFRIGQSGFKQAALEFHWNNPQLVSNWKDSSGVTLYYTPKLRDNDAGIMMTGQTDLEIPPGQQSYTVVGKCHSECSRKLIQAPINIFWATNHMHYLVKMR